A window of Sodalis praecaptivus genomic DNA:
TCGATTCAGGCACAGGTGGTGAATTTGCTACAGCAGCTGCAGCGGGAAATGGGGCTGTCGTTAATCTTCATCGCCCACGACCTGGCGGTGGTCAAGCATATCTCCGATCGGGTTCTGGTGATGTATCTCGGCCACGCGGTGGAGCTCGGTACCTATGATCAGGTGTACCACAATCCACAGCATCCCTATACGCGCGCTTTAATGTCGGCGGTGCCGATTCCGGATCCGGATAAAGAGCGTAATAAGGAAATTCAGCTGTTGGAGGGGGATTTGCCGTCGCCGATTAACCCGCCGTCGGGGTGTGTGTTCCGTACTCGCTGCCCGATGGCCGACGAGACGTGCGCCGTGACGCGGCCTATCCTACAGGGTAGTTTCCGCCACGCCTGCTCCTGCATCAAGGTGGATGTTGCCCAACTGGCGCAATAGCGCCCGACCCGCCCGGCGGCGGGTCGGCTTTCGCCGCGGCCGGGCGTCAGTTGACCGCCCGCGCCGTACCGGCTTTTCTCAAGGGGTGGCGCAAGCCCGGCGGATGCCTACCGCGGACGCGATGCGACTCACTCCTTCCACAAGATGTGGCAGACTTTCTCGGTGCGGTCGCGGCAAATCAGGATACGTGCAAACACGTCGTTGACCGCCATCCCGTCCTGTTCCGCCAGCCCTATCACCACTTCGGCGAACAGATCGGGGTTGAGATCGAAATCCACCTGCTCATGCCACGCCTCTGAGGGGTCAAACAACTCTGCCGCCCCCCGCTGTTCAAATTGCAGATTGAACAACAGGATGTCCGCCGGATCGAGATTATCCTGCGCCAGTTCGAGAAAAATATCGTAGGCCGCTTCGAGCGTTTCGTCATCCGTCAGACGATTGTCCAGATCCATCATCACTGTCCCGTTAACTGAATTGGCGCTATTACAGCATGCCGTCTGGCAAAATTACAGCAATGGACTGAAAAAGTAGAACAGCCGCTCGACGATACGCTGCCAGTAGGGACGCTTCGACCAAACTCTGGCCTCGATAAGCCGCGACCGGGCTAAATAATCCTCCTGCACCCGCGCCAGATCGCTGCCGAAATCGTCATCGTCAATGACCAGCGTTATCTCAAAATTCAGCCACAGACTGCGCATATCCAGATTTACCGTGCCCACCAGACTTAATTGGCCATCCACCAACACGCTTTTGGTATGCAGTAGGCCGCCCTCGAACTGATGGATCAACACGCCGGCTTCCAGCAGCTCGGCGAAGAAGGCCCGGCTGGCCCAGCCCACCAGCATTGAATCGTTATGGCGCGGAACGATGATATGGACTTCTACGCCGCGCTGCGCCGCGGTACAGATGGCGTGCAGCAAATCATCGCTCGGCACCAGATAGGGCGTGGTCATCACCAGTTGCTCGCGCGCCGCGTAGATAGAGGTGAGCAAGGCCTGATGAATGACGCCCTCGGGAAACCCCGGCCCCGAGGCGATGACTTGTATGGTATGCCCCGTCGCCTGTTCAAACGGCATGATATTAACGTCGGGGGGCGGCGGCAAAATGCGCTCGCCGGTTTCTATTTCCCAATCGCAGGAGAAGATGATGCCCATGGCGGTGGCCACCGGTCCTTCCATACGCGCCATGATATCGATCCACTGACCAACGCCGGCGTCCTGTTTGAAGAAGCGCGGATCCACCATGTTCATGCTGCCGGTGTAGGCGATGTAATTATCAATGAGCACCATTTTGCGATGCTGGCGTAAATCCATACGGCGCAGAAATACGCGCAGGATACTGACGTGCAGCGCTTCCACTACATTCACCCCGGCGTCGCGCAGCAGCGCGGGGTAGGGACTGCGGAAAAACGCCACGCTGCCGGCCGAATCGAGCATGAGCCGGCAGCGTACGCCGCGCCGCGCCGCGGCCATTAACGCTTCCGCCACCTGGTCCACCAGGCCGCCGGCCTGCCAGATATAGAACACCATCTCAATATTGTTTTGCGCTAGACCGATATCGCGAATCAGCGCCCGCAGCGCATCATCGGTACTGGTCAGCAGCTGCATTTGATTCCCTTT
This region includes:
- a CDS encoding HI1450 family dsDNA-mimic protein, producing MDLDNRLTDDETLEAAYDIFLELAQDNLDPADILLFNLQFEQRGAAELFDPSEAWHEQVDFDLNPDLFAEVVIGLAEQDGMAVNDVFARILICRDRTEKVCHILWKE
- the cls gene encoding cardiolipin synthase, with translation MTTLYTVINWLLLFGYWLLIAGVTLRVMMKRRAVPSAMAWLLVIYILPLVGIITYLLFGELNLGKRRAERSKALWPSTAQWIEDLKGCRRIFASENSEVARSLFQLCEHRQGMGGLKGNQMQLLTSTDDALRALIRDIGLAQNNIEMVFYIWQAGGLVDQVAEALMAAARRGVRCRLMLDSAGSVAFFRSPYPALLRDAGVNVVEALHVSILRVFLRRMDLRQHRKMVLIDNYIAYTGSMNMVDPRFFKQDAGVGQWIDIMARMEGPVATAMGIIFSCDWEIETGERILPPPPDVNIMPFEQATGHTIQVIASGPGFPEGVIHQALLTSIYAAREQLVMTTPYLVPSDDLLHAICTAAQRGVEVHIIVPRHNDSMLVGWASRAFFAELLEAGVLIHQFEGGLLHTKSVLVDGQLSLVGTVNLDMRSLWLNFEITLVIDDDDFGSDLARVQEDYLARSRLIEARVWSKRPYWQRIVERLFYFFSPLL